From a single Litoribrevibacter albus genomic region:
- a CDS encoding PilT/PilU family type 4a pilus ATPase, which translates to MEIEKLLKYVVENGASDLFISAGIPPSVKLNGKLTPLTKNPLSPEETRQTVLGVMTETQRKEFKEQRECNFAISARGIGRFRVSAFYQRNLVGMVLRRIETQIPTIESLGLPEVLKELSMTRRGLIIFVGATGTGKSTSLAAMIGHRNKNSKGHIISIEDPIEFIHQHQGCIITQREVGLDTESFEVALKNTLRQAPDVIMIGEVRTKDTMNYAVTFAETGHLCLATLHANNANQALDRIIHFFPPETHSQIWMDLSLNLKAIVAQQLVPTPDGKGRRAVVEVLLNTPLAADLIRKGEVHKLKELMNRSTEQGMQTFDRALYDLYSQGEITYADALSHADSANDLRLMIKMGADADPDQMMNSNSGLTLDDDDYHRR; encoded by the coding sequence GTGGAAATTGAAAAACTCTTAAAATACGTGGTGGAAAACGGAGCGTCTGACTTATTTATTTCTGCGGGCATTCCTCCAAGTGTGAAGTTAAACGGGAAACTGACCCCTTTAACCAAGAATCCGTTGTCCCCTGAAGAGACGCGTCAAACCGTACTTGGTGTGATGACGGAAACCCAACGTAAAGAGTTCAAAGAGCAGCGCGAATGTAATTTCGCGATCAGTGCTCGTGGTATTGGTCGTTTCCGTGTGAGTGCCTTCTACCAGCGTAACTTGGTCGGGATGGTGCTGCGTCGAATCGAAACTCAGATTCCTACCATCGAAAGCCTGGGCTTGCCGGAAGTTCTTAAAGAGCTGTCGATGACACGTCGAGGTTTGATTATCTTTGTGGGGGCAACCGGTACCGGTAAGTCCACCTCTTTGGCTGCGATGATTGGTCATCGAAACAAGAACAGCAAAGGGCACATTATTTCTATCGAAGATCCGATCGAATTTATCCATCAGCATCAAGGTTGCATTATTACCCAGCGTGAAGTGGGTCTCGATACCGAAAGCTTTGAGGTAGCGCTGAAAAATACGCTACGTCAGGCACCTGATGTCATCATGATTGGTGAGGTGCGGACGAAGGATACAATGAATTACGCAGTAACCTTCGCGGAAACTGGTCACCTATGTTTGGCAACGCTTCACGCAAACAATGCTAACCAGGCATTGGATCGAATTATTCACTTCTTCCCGCCAGAAACACACAGCCAGATTTGGATGGATTTGTCTTTGAACCTAAAGGCGATTGTTGCTCAGCAATTAGTTCCGACACCGGACGGAAAAGGTCGACGTGCGGTGGTGGAAGTGCTGTTGAATACGCCGTTGGCTGCGGATTTAATTCGTAAAGGTGAAGTGCATAAGCTGAAAGAACTAATGAACCGTTCTACAGAACAGGGTATGCAAACCTTCGATAGAGCGCTTTATGACTTGTATAGTCAGGGCGAGATTACCTATGCCGATGCCTTGTCTCATGCAGACTCAGCTAATGACCTTCGTCTGATGATTAAAATGGGTGCGGACGCTGACCCGGACCAGATGATGAACTCAAACTCTGGTCTAACCTTGGACGATGATGATTATCATCGAAGGTAA
- a CDS encoding type IV pilus twitching motility protein PilT → MDITELLAFSAKQGASDLHLSAGLPPMIRVDGDMRRINVPPMDHKQVHSLIYDIMNDKQRKDYEEFLETDFSFEVPGVARFRVNAFNQNRGAGAVFRTIPSKVLTMEDLGMGEVFRKVADQPRGLCLVTGPTGSGKSTTLAAMLDYLNETKYKHILTIEDPIEFVHESKRCLVNQREVHRDTLGFNESLRSALREDPDIILVGEMRDLETIRLALTAAETGHMVFGTLHTTSAAKTIDRIVDVFPAEEKSMVRSMLSESLQAVVSQTLMKKVSGGRVAAHEIMIGTPAIRNLIREDKVAQMYSAIQTGGSLGMQTLDQCLQGLLQKNIISVESAREKAKMPDNF, encoded by the coding sequence ATGGATATTACGGAACTGTTGGCATTCAGCGCAAAGCAAGGTGCATCGGATCTACACTTGTCGGCTGGTTTGCCTCCGATGATTCGTGTGGATGGCGATATGCGACGTATTAACGTTCCGCCAATGGATCATAAACAAGTGCATTCGCTTATCTATGACATCATGAACGATAAGCAACGTAAGGATTATGAAGAGTTCCTGGAAACTGACTTCTCGTTTGAAGTGCCGGGAGTGGCTCGTTTCCGTGTAAATGCCTTTAACCAGAACCGTGGTGCCGGTGCGGTATTTCGTACCATTCCTTCCAAAGTGCTGACGATGGAAGATCTCGGAATGGGTGAAGTTTTCCGTAAGGTGGCGGATCAGCCACGTGGTTTGTGTTTGGTGACCGGGCCGACCGGTTCTGGTAAATCCACCACCCTTGCTGCGATGCTCGATTATTTAAATGAAACCAAATATAAGCACATTCTGACCATTGAAGACCCGATCGAATTCGTTCATGAGAGTAAGCGTTGTCTGGTAAACCAGCGTGAGGTTCACCGTGATACCTTGGGCTTTAATGAGTCATTACGTTCGGCTCTTCGTGAAGACCCGGACATCATTCTGGTGGGTGAGATGCGTGACCTTGAGACCATTCGTCTGGCATTGACTGCGGCGGAAACGGGTCACATGGTGTTTGGTACCTTGCACACCACATCAGCGGCCAAAACCATTGACCGGATCGTGGATGTATTCCCGGCAGAAGAGAAATCCATGGTGCGTTCAATGCTTTCCGAGTCGTTACAGGCGGTAGTGTCACAAACGTTAATGAAGAAAGTCAGCGGTGGCCGTGTGGCCGCACATGAGATTATGATTGGTACACCTGCGATTCGTAACCTGATTCGTGAAGATAAAGTTGCGCAGATGTACTCGGCAATTCAAACGGGTGGCTCATTGGGCATGCAGACACTGGATCAGTGCTTACAAGGCTTATTACAGAAGAATATTATTTCGGTTGAGTCCGCTCGTGAGAAAGCGAAGATGCCGGATAATTTCTAA
- a CDS encoding YggS family pyridoxal phosphate-dependent enzyme, translating to MTQLADRFHAITSQINTIDRPLGQSVHLLAVSKTRTSDEIKEVHQLGQKAFGENYIQEATDKIQQLKDYDIEWHFIGPLQSNKSRLAAEHFDWVHTIDRLKIAQRLSDQRPQDMPSLNVCIQVNIDQEESKSGFLAQEVIEAALKINQLPRLTLRGLMAIPKATDDPEQQRLSLSRMHDLFTSVKAALSEQNQPAEAFDTLSMGMSGDMETAIQCGATIVRIGTAIFGPRPAKTK from the coding sequence ATGACCCAACTTGCCGACCGTTTTCACGCCATAACATCTCAAATCAATACCATTGATCGCCCACTTGGGCAAAGCGTTCACTTATTAGCTGTCAGTAAGACACGTACCAGTGACGAAATTAAAGAAGTACACCAACTGGGTCAAAAAGCCTTCGGTGAAAATTACATTCAGGAAGCTACGGACAAAATCCAACAACTGAAAGATTATGATATCGAGTGGCATTTCATTGGCCCGCTGCAATCCAATAAGTCACGACTGGCAGCCGAACATTTTGATTGGGTACATACTATCGATCGCTTGAAAATAGCTCAGCGATTGAGCGACCAACGCCCCCAGGATATGCCGTCATTAAATGTCTGCATTCAGGTCAACATTGATCAGGAAGAAAGCAAATCAGGTTTTCTCGCACAAGAGGTCATCGAAGCTGCACTGAAGATCAATCAATTACCTCGCTTAACTTTACGAGGGTTGATGGCCATCCCTAAAGCCACCGATGATCCTGAGCAGCAAAGACTGAGTTTATCCAGAATGCATGACCTGTTTACCTCAGTAAAAGCAGCCTTATCAGAACAGAATCAGCCTGCTGAAGCATTCGATACGCTATCGATGGGCATGTCAGGCGATATGGAGACTGCTATACAGTGCGGGGCAACTATCGTTAGAATTGGCACGGCCATTTTTGGTCCAAGACCGGCCAAAACGAAATAA